From Bacillus sp. Bos-x628, the proteins below share one genomic window:
- the pdhA gene encoding pyruvate dehydrogenase (acetyl-transferring) E1 component subunit alpha gives MQKQITLPGQISHEKLIDLYKQMWLVRYFDEKVDQFFAKGLIHGTTHLCVGQEATAVGSIAVLKDEDKIVSTHRGHGHCIAKGAEVNKMMAELFGRETGYCKGKGGSMHIADLEKGNLGANGIVGGGIPLATGAALTSKMKQEGFVVLCFFGDGATNEGSFHEALNLASIWDLPVVFICENNQYGMSGPVKEMIKIEDISTRAKSYGIPGKTVDGNDMIDIMNTVDEAVTRARSGEGPSLIEMKTYRWKGHSKSDAKKYRTREEETEWRQKDCIKRFKSLLIDSNILTEEKAASLQEEAKQEIEESVEFAKNSKEPSIDTLLEDVYA, from the coding sequence ATGCAAAAACAAATCACTTTGCCTGGACAAATTAGTCATGAGAAGTTAATAGATCTATATAAACAAATGTGGTTAGTTAGATATTTTGATGAAAAAGTAGATCAATTCTTTGCAAAGGGACTCATCCATGGAACAACTCATCTATGTGTTGGTCAGGAAGCAACGGCTGTTGGCTCTATCGCTGTATTAAAGGATGAAGATAAGATTGTCAGCACACATAGGGGGCATGGTCACTGTATTGCAAAAGGAGCAGAGGTCAATAAAATGATGGCTGAGCTGTTTGGTCGCGAAACAGGCTATTGTAAAGGAAAAGGCGGGTCAATGCATATTGCAGATTTAGAAAAAGGAAACCTTGGTGCAAATGGAATTGTTGGCGGCGGTATCCCGCTTGCGACTGGTGCAGCACTCACTTCTAAAATGAAGCAGGAAGGCTTTGTCGTTCTTTGTTTCTTCGGAGACGGTGCAACAAACGAAGGAAGCTTCCATGAAGCATTAAACCTTGCGTCCATTTGGGATTTACCAGTTGTGTTTATTTGTGAAAACAACCAATACGGTATGTCAGGGCCTGTGAAAGAAATGATCAAAATTGAAGACATTTCAACAAGAGCGAAAAGCTACGGCATACCAGGGAAAACGGTTGATGGAAATGACATGATCGACATCATGAACACGGTAGATGAAGCTGTCACACGTGCAAGAAGTGGAGAAGGTCCGTCATTAATTGAAATGAAAACATACCGCTGGAAAGGTCACTCAAAGAGTGATGCGAAAAAATACCGTACACGGGAAGAAGAGACGGAATGGAGACAGAAAGATTGTATCAAACGATTTAAGTCACTATTGATTGATTCGAATATACTCACAGAGGAAAAGGCAGCGAGCTTACAAGAAGAAGCGAAACAAGAGATCGAAGAATCCGTTGAATTCGCAAAGAATAGTAAAGAACCGTCAATTGACACATTATTAGAGGATGTATACGCCTAA